In the genome of Chelonia mydas isolate rCheMyd1 chromosome 26, rCheMyd1.pri.v2, whole genome shotgun sequence, one region contains:
- the LOC102932918 gene encoding interleukin-36 receptor antagonist protein isoform X1: MGDSEPRAGLEAHPSEIHEKPAAQMKVFKYRLWDVAQKSLYLRNNQLVAGYLQGPNSALEEKICWVPNRSFEREKFPIILGVQDGRRSLACGTGALPALQLEDVNITELSRGGEETTRFTFFRSYKEGMWRFESAANPGWLLCTSAQSNEPLGLTTSPDAAHIVDFYFQLC; the protein is encoded by the exons ATGGGCGACTCGGAGCCACGGGCGGGCCTGG AGGCACATCCGTCCGAGATTCATGAAAAGCCAGCCGCCCAGATGAAAGTCTTCAAGTACCG CCTTTGGGATGTGGCCCAGAAGTCTCTCTACCTGCGGAACAATCAGCTGGTCGCTGGCTATTTGCAAGGGCCCAACTCTGCGCTGGAAG agAAAATTTGCTGGGTCCCCAACCGCTCCTTCGAGCGGGAGAAGTTCCCCATCATCCTGGGCGTCCAGGACGGGCGCCGCAGCCTGGCGTGTGGGACAGGCGCCCTGCCCGCGCTGCAGCTGGAG GACGTGAACATCACGGAGCTGTCCCGGGGCGGTGAGGAAACCACCCGCTTCACCTTCTTCCGCTCCTACAAGGAAGGCATGTGGCGCTTCGAGTCGGCTGCCAACCCAGGCTGGCTGCTCTGCACCTCCGCCCAGTCCAACGAGCCCCTGGGCCTCACCACCAGCCCGGACGCTGCCCATATCGTTGACTTCTACTTCCAGCTGTGCTGA
- the LOC102932918 gene encoding interleukin-1 family member 10 isoform X2, which translates to MGCPVCWLSYLIVLFLCGFCSEAHPSEIHEKPAAQMKVFKYRLWDVAQKSLYLRNNQLVAGYLQGPNSALEEKICWVPNRSFEREKFPIILGVQDGRRSLACGTGALPALQLEDVNITELSRGGEETTRFTFFRSYKEGMWRFESAANPGWLLCTSAQSNEPLGLTTSPDAAHIVDFYFQLC; encoded by the exons ATGGGTTGTCCGGTGTGTTGGCTCAGTTACCTGATAGTGCTTTTTCTCTGCGGTTTCTGTTCAGAGGCACATCCGTCCGAGATTCATGAAAAGCCAGCCGCCCAGATGAAAGTCTTCAAGTACCG CCTTTGGGATGTGGCCCAGAAGTCTCTCTACCTGCGGAACAATCAGCTGGTCGCTGGCTATTTGCAAGGGCCCAACTCTGCGCTGGAAG agAAAATTTGCTGGGTCCCCAACCGCTCCTTCGAGCGGGAGAAGTTCCCCATCATCCTGGGCGTCCAGGACGGGCGCCGCAGCCTGGCGTGTGGGACAGGCGCCCTGCCCGCGCTGCAGCTGGAG GACGTGAACATCACGGAGCTGTCCCGGGGCGGTGAGGAAACCACCCGCTTCACCTTCTTCCGCTCCTACAAGGAAGGCATGTGGCGCTTCGAGTCGGCTGCCAACCCAGGCTGGCTGCTCTGCACCTCCGCCCAGTCCAACGAGCCCCTGGGCCTCACCACCAGCCCGGACGCTGCCCATATCGTTGACTTCTACTTCCAGCTGTGCTGA
- the LOC102932918 gene encoding interleukin-1 receptor antagonist protein isoform X3, whose translation MKVFKYRLWDVAQKSLYLRNNQLVAGYLQGPNSALEEKICWVPNRSFEREKFPIILGVQDGRRSLACGTGALPALQLEDVNITELSRGGEETTRFTFFRSYKEGMWRFESAANPGWLLCTSAQSNEPLGLTTSPDAAHIVDFYFQLC comes from the exons ATGAAAGTCTTCAAGTACCG CCTTTGGGATGTGGCCCAGAAGTCTCTCTACCTGCGGAACAATCAGCTGGTCGCTGGCTATTTGCAAGGGCCCAACTCTGCGCTGGAAG agAAAATTTGCTGGGTCCCCAACCGCTCCTTCGAGCGGGAGAAGTTCCCCATCATCCTGGGCGTCCAGGACGGGCGCCGCAGCCTGGCGTGTGGGACAGGCGCCCTGCCCGCGCTGCAGCTGGAG GACGTGAACATCACGGAGCTGTCCCGGGGCGGTGAGGAAACCACCCGCTTCACCTTCTTCCGCTCCTACAAGGAAGGCATGTGGCGCTTCGAGTCGGCTGCCAACCCAGGCTGGCTGCTCTGCACCTCCGCCCAGTCCAACGAGCCCCTGGGCCTCACCACCAGCCCGGACGCTGCCCATATCGTTGACTTCTACTTCCAGCTGTGCTGA